One Streptococcus sp. VT 162 genomic window, AGAGTTCATGGACGCCTAGCATCGCTAACAAGCCAATCCCTATCTGCAACAAGAGCCCTCCCGCAAACAAGACTGGAAGGAAAATTGCCAGGGCCAATACCGCAAACAATGTTCTCTTTTGTAAATCCTTGGTCATATCTTCTCCTAAACTCCTCCAAAACGGCGATTGCGATGGTTAAAAGCAGCAATAGCTTCCTGCAAGGCGGCTTCATCAAAATCAGGCCACAAGGTATCCGTAAAATAAAGCTCGCTATAGGCTGCTTGCCATGGCAAGAAATTACTCAAACGCAACTCACCACTCGTACGGATAATCAAATCAGGATCCCGCAAATCCTTTGGCAGGTGTTGCGTGAAAAGATAGTCCCCAATCATATCTTCTGTGATGTCACCAGGGTTTATTTTAGCATCTAGAACATCTTGAGCCAAGCCCTTAAGAGCCTGCGTAATTTCAGCACGGCCACCATAGTTAAGCGCAAAATTGAGAATCAAGCCCGTATTGTTCTTAGTCAATTCCTCTGCTTTTTTCAAAGCTTCAAAAGTCGGCTTAGGCAAACGATCTGTCTCCCCAATCATCTGAATCTTAACGTTATTTGCGTGCAATTCAGGGACGTAGTTATCATAAAATTCGACTGGCAAGTTCATGATAAACTTGACTTCTTGATCTGGGCGTGTCCAATTTTCCGTTGAAAAGGCATAAACCGTGATGACCTTAACTCCCATCTTGTTAGCTGCCTTGGTCACCTTTTGGAGGGCTTCCATCCCCGCCTTATGACCAAAAACCCGTGGTTGCATCCGTTTTTTAGCCCAACGACCATTCCCATCCATGATGATGCCAATATGAGCAGGAACCTGTGTTGGAACCTCGACTTCTACAGCTTTATCTTTCTTAAAAAATCCAAACATGTTCTTATTCCTATTCAAAAATCTATCGTTTCATTATACCATATTTCCCTATTTTCTTCTATTGCTAAGTTATTAGCTCTCCGTACAGACAAAAAATAAGCCGCCTGATTGGGCGACTTAATTTTATAGGGAGATTATTATGAAAAAGTTTTAGGAGTTTAAGTTAAGTTCCTCTTAACTTATGAACCTAGTATACCGTCCCTAACTTAAATTTTTCTTAAGTTTTTTGAAAAAGTGAGATTTTTCCATTTTTCTTGCCAATTTTTCTTGGACAAGCGTTCTTGATAGAGCTTCATTCGGTCCTCATTCTCTAAGAAATGAGGAGTTGGGGAAACCTGAAAATTCAAAATATCCTCTAGACCATAGGGCGCAAAGAGCTCTATAGTTGCGTCCGCATGCAAGCGGAGTCCTATCGCCGTACAGCGTTCTGGATACTTACTCATGGCATCACGAGAACTCGTGTAAGGCACAGTGTGGGGACTGTGCAGATGCATATAGACCTGATTTTTCAACTCCCACTGATATTGAGGGAAATCTTCTCTCAGCTTTTTCTCTAGGGATACTGTTTCCTCATAAGAAACATCTGGATCAAAGAAAATCACATCAACATCCGTCTCCCGGTCAAAAGGCGATTTGTCTGACAAGAGATTCCAGATGAAATTCCTGACAGAACCTGCTGCCAACCACGAGTCTTTCAGATCAAGATCACGAATGATGGTCAGAATGGTCATCATATCTGGATTTTCTCTGAAAGCATCTAGAATTTCTTGTTCATTTTTCATTGTATTCATAGCCTAAATGCTCATATGCCTTAGCAGTCGCTACCCGCCCAGAACGAGTTCGCATGATGAAACCTTTCTGAATCAGGTAAGGTTCGTACATATCTTCGACAGTCTCACGCTCCTCGGCAATATTAACAGAAAGAGTTCCTAAACCGACAGGACCACCACCGTACATCTCAATCATGGTGCGAAGGATTTTTTGGTCTACATAGTCCAAACCTTCACGGTCTACATCCAGCATGGTCAAAGCCTTATCCGTAATCACATCATCAATCAAGCCATCCCCCATAATCTGGGCAAAGTCGCGCACGCGCTTGAGGAGACGATTGGCGATACGAGGAGTTCCTCGACTGCGTAAGGCCAACTCCGAAGCTGCCTCATGGGTTATTTCCATCTCAAAAATATCTGCCGTCCGCTCAACAATCTCTGTCAAGTCAGCGTGGGCATAGTATTCCATATGACCTGTAATCCCAAAACGTGCCCGCAGAGGATTTGAGAGCATCCCCGCACGTGTCGTTGCACCAATCAAGGTGAATGGTGGCAAGTCCAAATGGACACTGCGACTGCCCTCTCCAGCCCCAATCATGATATCAATGTAGAAGTCTTCCATGGCACTATAAAGCACCTCTTCCACCGACATAGGCAAGCGATGAATCTCGTCAATAAAGAGAACGTCTCCAGGCTCCAAATCATTCAAAATCGCTACCAGATCCCCCGCTTTTTCGATAACAGGACCAGACGTTTGCTTGAGATTGACTCCCAGTTCATTGGCAATAACAAAGGCCATGGTTGTTTTCCCGAGACCTGGAGGACCAAATAAAAGAACATGGTCCAGTGCCTCATCCCGCATTTTGGCAGCCTCGATAAAGATTTGCAGCTGGTCCTTGACCTTATCCTGCCCAATATATTCACGTAAATACTGAGGACGGAGGGTACGTTCTACCAACTCCTCATCCCCCATGATT contains:
- a CDS encoding UDP pyrophosphate synthase (catalyzes the formation of undecaprenyl pyrophosphate from isopentenyl pyrophosphate), producing the protein MFGFFKKDKAVEVEVPTQVPAHIGIIMDGNGRWAKKRMQPRVFGHKAGMEALQKVTKAANKMGVKVITVYAFSTENWTRPDQEVKFIMNLPVEFYDNYVPELHANNVKIQMIGETDRLPKPTFEALKKAEELTKNNTGLILNFALNYGGRAEITQALKGLAQDVLDAKINPGDITEDMIGDYLFTQHLPKDLRDPDLIIRTSGELRLSNFLPWQAAYSELYFTDTLWPDFDEAALQEAIAAFNHRNRRFGGV
- a CDS encoding prolyl-tRNA synthetase — encoded protein: MNTMKNEQEILDAFRENPDMMTILTIIRDLDLKDSWLAAGSVRNFIWNLLSDKSPFDRETDVDVIFFDPDVSYEETVSLEKKLREDFPQYQWELKNQVYMHLHSPHTVPYTSSRDAMSKYPERCTAIGLRLHADATIELFAPYGLEDILNFQVSPTPHFLENEDRMKLYQERLSKKNWQEKWKNLTFSKNLRKI
- a CDS encoding ATP-dependent DNA helicase RuvB; translation: MGDEELVERTLRPQYLREYIGQDKVKDQLQIFIEAAKMRDEALDHVLLFGPPGLGKTTMAFVIANELGVNLKQTSGPVIEKAGDLVAILNDLEPGDVLFIDEIHRLPMSVEEVLYSAMEDFYIDIMIGAGEGSRSVHLDLPPFTLIGATTRAGMLSNPLRARFGITGHMEYYAHADLTEIVERTADIFEMEITHEAASELALRSRGTPRIANRLLKRVRDFAQIMGDGLIDDVITDKALTMLDVDREGLDYVDQKILRTMIEMYGGGPVGLGTLSVNIAEERETVEDMYEPYLIQKGFIMRTRSGRVATAKAYEHLGYEYNEK